The region GCCAATTCATATCCCGCAACAGCAGCAGTGGTTTTTGGCACCGGCTCAATTTCTTACGGCTCGCCCGCTACTACCTACATGGCAATTTTACCAAGCAATCCTTCTCCGAGAAATGACGGTAGTTGCCCGAATATTGATTACGCTTATTCCCAGAACAATGGCGGCGCTTCTTACAGCATTACTTATTGCCTTGGCGGAGCAACCGGCGGTTTGACTGCCGGCACCAAGCGCGCCACTCCGGCCGGAATTTCCAATTAAATTTAATTTTGGCAAATTTTTATTATTAAGTTTCCAATATCCGAGGAGGCTAATTTATTTTAATTTATAAAATTAAAAAAAGCCGGAGGAGGAAATCGGAATAATTTCAGGGAATTTTTGCGGGTTGTTGTTTTTTTATGGTATAATGTGGATAAGCGCTTCTTTAATATTTAAGATATAATTAAAATTAATAAATTATTCTCCCGGTCGCTATCTTAATTCCTGGGATTAAGCCAGTGACTCAAGGGAAATAAAGAGGGGAGGTGAAATATGAGAAAACAAAGAGGTTTTACTTTAATTGAGTTATTGGTCGTTATCGCCATCATTGGCTTATTGTCAACTTTGGCCGTGGTAGCCCTGAATAACGCCAGGCAAAAATCAAGAGACGCCAAGCGGGTATCTGACATAAAACAGGTTCAAACAGCTCTTGAGCTCTATTATAACGACGCCAATTCATATCCAACAGCAGGAGCAGTGGTTTTTGGCACAGGTTCAATCTCCTATAGTGGCACCACCTACATGGCAGTTCTACCAAGCAATCCTTCTCCGAGAAACGACGGTAGTTGCCCGGACGCCAATTATGTTTATACGCAGGACGGCAGCGGCTCTTCTTACCACATTACTTATTGCCTTGGCGGAGCAACCGGCGGTTTGACTGCCGGCACCAAGCAAGCCACTCCGGCCGGAATTGCTAATTAGAGTAAATTCAGTAAATCCCATTGGGGTTTAAATAAAAAACTCTCTTTCTTTAAAGAAAGAGAGTTTTTTATAGGCGGAAACAATGCTATACTAATTATTAGTATAATTTACGGTTTGCAACATATCGCTTAAGATTAAATTAAGAAGTTGATACTGCTCGCCGGCTGTAAGTAATTTGTAATTTGAAATTAGTAGAATATTAAATTTATGTCCAACAAAATTGCAAAAATTTGCGATTATCTGGGAGAAATTTCTTTATTGGGTATAATTTTTTTTACTCCGGTTTATTTCGCTTTTGTTCAGGAAAATTATAATGTTTTTGAACTTAATAAAGCGGTTATTTTCAGAATTCTTCTGACGATCTCCCTTTTGGCTTTTGCGGCCAAAATTTTTATTAAAGGAACCGGCCATCGGCGTTTCCCCCGAAAATTGTTTTTATTATTAGCTTT is a window of Patescibacteria group bacterium DNA encoding:
- a CDS encoding type II secretion system protein, with protein sequence MRKQRGFTLIELLVVIAIIGLLSTLAVVALNNARQKSRDAKRVSDIKQVQTALELYYNDANSYPTAGAVVFGTGSISYSGTTYMAVLPSNPSPRNDGSCPDANYVYTQDGSGSSYHITYCLGGATGGLTAGTKQATPAGIAN